A genomic segment from Bacillota bacterium encodes:
- the sigH gene encoding RNA polymerase sporulation sigma factor SigH, with amino-acid sequence MGANAQKDYILDYDTMDDEEIVEYARNSNDVALEYLINKYRNFVRAKARSYFLIGADREDIIQEGMIGLYKAIRDFRPDKLASFRAFAELCITRQIITAIKTATRQKHIPLNSYVSLNRPIYDEESDRTLLDVISGSKVTDPEELVISKEEFNDIETKMSEFLSDLEWKVLMFYLEGKSYQEIADDLSRHVKSIDNALQRVKRKLERYLEKREQE; translated from the coding sequence TTGGGTGCGAACGCACAGAAGGATTATATTCTAGATTACGATACCATGGACGACGAAGAAATCGTAGAATATGCCCGTAACAGCAATGATGTTGCGCTTGAATATCTGATAAACAAATACCGCAATTTTGTTAGAGCTAAAGCGCGCTCTTATTTTTTAATCGGGGCAGACCGAGAAGATATTATTCAAGAAGGAATGATTGGGCTTTATAAAGCTATTCGTGATTTTCGTCCGGATAAATTAGCATCATTTCGAGCCTTCGCTGAATTATGCATTACACGCCAAATCATTACCGCAATTAAGACAGCAACAAGACAAAAACACATTCCATTGAACTCATACGTATCTTTAAACCGTCCCATCTACGATGAAGAATCGGATCGCACTCTTTTGGATGTAATTTCAGGTTCCAAAGTTACTGACCCGGAAGAGCTGGTAATCAGTAAAGAGGAATTCAATGATATTGAAACTAAGATGAGCGAGTTTCTCAGTGATTTGGAATGGAAAGTGCTCATGTTTTACCTCGAGGGTAAAAGCTATCAGGAAATAGCGGACGATTTATCCCGTCACGTTAAGTCCATCGACAACGCTCTGCAGCGTGTCAAACGCAAGCTGGAGCGATATTTAGAAAAACGGGAACAGGAATAG